The proteins below come from a single Comamonas antarctica genomic window:
- a CDS encoding basic amino acid/polyamine antiporter — protein sequence MAEEKHGQLSLPALIAVVVGSMVGAGIFNLPGRFAMATGPLGALVSWAIAGAGMYALARVFQWLAQKRPDIDSGVFAYAKAGFGNYLGFLSAFGYWLGSCLGNVFYWVLICTTLGRFFPGIFGGGSSLGAIAVALLGIWSFHLLILRGVEQATFINTVVTIAKLVPLLVAIVAMVVAFNADLFRANFHGGAGMAGKPLWTQVRDTMLITVFVFLGIEGASVYSRYAKKRADVGSATLLGFVGVTGLMVAITLLPYGIASPQQIAAAAKPSLAGVLEQAVGPWGALMVSVAVLVAVLGAYLAWTLMGAEVLYAAARSRDMPRLFAAQNRNGVPANALWATNAIVSLFVISTHWSTDAFNFMLDMASVTALFPYLMVAGYAVVLTRAGGAARKDRAVAWVALAYTVFMFVAAGLQYVLLTALLYVPGSLLYAWARREHGALVFEPFERPILLLAGAAAAAGLYGLLGGQIAL from the coding sequence ATGGCCGAAGAAAAACACGGGCAATTGTCTTTGCCCGCATTGATTGCCGTGGTGGTAGGCTCCATGGTCGGCGCGGGAATCTTCAATCTGCCCGGGCGCTTCGCCATGGCCACCGGCCCCTTGGGCGCGCTCGTATCCTGGGCCATTGCGGGCGCGGGCATGTATGCGCTGGCCCGGGTTTTCCAATGGCTCGCGCAAAAGCGCCCCGATATCGATTCCGGAGTATTTGCCTATGCCAAGGCGGGTTTCGGCAATTACCTGGGTTTTCTCTCGGCGTTTGGATATTGGTTGGGCAGTTGCCTGGGCAATGTCTTTTACTGGGTGCTGATCTGCACGACGCTGGGCCGCTTTTTCCCCGGGATATTCGGCGGAGGCAGCAGCCTGGGCGCGATCGCGGTGGCATTGCTGGGCATCTGGTCGTTCCACCTGCTGATCCTGCGCGGCGTGGAACAGGCGACCTTCATCAACACCGTCGTCACCATTGCGAAGCTCGTGCCCTTGCTGGTGGCAATCGTGGCGATGGTGGTGGCCTTCAATGCCGATCTGTTCCGGGCGAATTTCCACGGGGGCGCCGGCATGGCCGGCAAGCCGCTGTGGACGCAGGTGCGCGACACCATGCTGATCACGGTGTTCGTGTTCCTGGGCATCGAAGGCGCAAGCGTCTATTCGCGCTACGCGAAAAAGCGCGCTGATGTCGGCAGCGCCACGCTGCTGGGCTTTGTGGGCGTGACCGGGCTGATGGTGGCCATCACGCTGCTGCCCTATGGCATCGCCAGCCCGCAGCAGATTGCCGCCGCGGCCAAGCCGTCGCTCGCCGGCGTGCTGGAACAGGCGGTCGGGCCGTGGGGCGCGCTGATGGTGTCGGTGGCGGTGCTGGTGGCCGTGCTGGGCGCCTACCTGGCCTGGACGCTGATGGGCGCAGAAGTGCTGTATGCCGCGGCGCGCTCGCGCGACATGCCGCGGCTTTTCGCCGCGCAAAACCGCAACGGCGTTCCGGCCAATGCGCTGTGGGCCACCAATGCCATCGTGTCGCTGTTCGTCATCTCCACCCACTGGTCGACCGACGCGTTCAACTTCATGCTGGACATGGCCAGCGTCACCGCGCTGTTTCCCTATCTGATGGTCGCGGGATATGCCGTTGTGCTCACGCGCGCCGGCGGCGCGGCGCGCAAGGACCGGGCGGTTGCCTGGGTGGCCCTCGCCTATACCGTGTTCATGTTCGTCGCCGCGGGCCTGCAATATGTGCTGCTGACGGCCTTGCTCTACGTGCCCGGCAGCCTGCTTTATGCCTGGGCGCGGCGCGAACACGGGGCGCTGGTCTTCGAGCCCTTCGAACGCCCCATCCTGCTGCTGGCGGGCGCCGCGGCCGCGGCCGGGCTGTATGGACTGCTCGGCGGGCAGATTGCGCTCTGA
- a CDS encoding TRAP transporter small permease subunit — protein sequence MHSVPPKTWAPLRYANVLSQYAVWAAGALVIASVLLISFDVIARKFWGFTSGGADELSSFAFAISTSWALAFATLQRANVRVDVLYQLLPVKVAALLDWLSVVALGVFMVVLTWYAKDVVSASWLQNSTANSTMATPLWIPQGLWFLGLLWMCVVMTLMLARSSYLLVTGDLAALQELCGVRSAQEEAEEEAANGERLIQSERQKAAA from the coding sequence ATGCACTCCGTCCCCCCCAAGACCTGGGCGCCGCTGCGCTACGCCAACGTGCTGTCGCAGTACGCGGTGTGGGCCGCCGGCGCGCTGGTCATCGCGAGCGTCCTGCTCATCAGTTTCGACGTCATTGCGCGCAAGTTCTGGGGCTTTACCTCCGGCGGCGCCGACGAGTTGTCGAGCTTTGCGTTTGCCATCAGCACCAGCTGGGCGCTGGCCTTCGCCACGCTGCAGCGCGCCAACGTGCGCGTCGACGTGCTCTACCAGCTGCTGCCGGTCAAGGTCGCGGCACTGCTCGACTGGCTGTCGGTCGTGGCCCTGGGGGTGTTCATGGTCGTCCTGACCTGGTATGCCAAGGACGTGGTGTCCGCCTCGTGGCTGCAGAACTCCACCGCCAACTCGACCATGGCCACGCCGCTGTGGATTCCGCAGGGCCTGTGGTTCCTAGGCCTGCTGTGGATGTGCGTGGTGATGACGCTGATGCTCGCGCGCTCCTCCTACCTGCTGGTCACCGGCGACCTCGCAGCGCTGCAGGAACTGTGCGGCGTGCGCTCGGCGCAGGAAGAAGCCGAAGAGGAAGCCGCCAATGGCGAGCGCTTGATCCAATCCGAAAGACAGAAGGCCGCCGCATGA
- a CDS encoding Bug family tripartite tricarboxylate transporter substrate binding protein — translation MDSKRKVLKIMAAAGLLAVSGMALAQSGKPVRMLLPLAAGGSSDTIGRAVANEMSKTLGTTIVAENKPGASGTLALGEVIRTPVSNPTFGLVLGSTLAVVPHLMKVPYDSVKDVKPVVQLGITPFVLLVNKNHPAKNLAEFVAMSKRKPQTFGSYGAGTSSHVTGEAFNNAAGLKQVHVPYKGTAPAINDLLGSQVDSVVADFGVAGQHIGKDGKLRALAVTGPARSEGFPDVPTFGEQGYASMNDLVGWIAFVTSSATSDEQVASWAKAASNALRVPEVRQRLVSQGYVPAGTYGKEFDKIVADEPVRWGGLIKASNITLEN, via the coding sequence ATGGATTCCAAGCGCAAGGTTCTGAAGATCATGGCCGCCGCCGGCCTGCTGGCGGTGTCCGGCATGGCGCTGGCGCAATCGGGCAAGCCGGTGCGCATGCTGCTGCCGCTGGCCGCGGGCGGCAGCTCCGACACCATCGGCCGCGCCGTGGCCAACGAGATGAGCAAGACGCTGGGCACCACCATCGTTGCCGAAAACAAGCCCGGTGCCTCTGGCACGCTGGCACTGGGCGAAGTGATCCGCACGCCCGTCAGCAACCCGACCTTCGGCCTGGTGCTGGGCTCGACGCTGGCCGTGGTGCCGCACCTGATGAAGGTGCCCTATGACAGCGTCAAGGACGTCAAGCCCGTGGTGCAGCTGGGCATCACCCCCTTCGTGCTGCTGGTCAACAAGAACCATCCCGCCAAGAACCTGGCCGAATTCGTCGCGATGTCGAAGCGCAAGCCGCAGACCTTTGGCTCGTATGGCGCGGGCACTTCGAGCCATGTCACGGGCGAGGCCTTCAACAACGCCGCCGGCCTCAAGCAGGTGCATGTGCCCTACAAGGGCACGGCGCCCGCGATCAATGACCTGCTGGGCAGCCAGGTCGACTCGGTGGTCGCCGACTTCGGTGTCGCGGGCCAGCACATCGGCAAGGACGGCAAGCTGCGCGCGCTGGCCGTGACCGGCCCGGCGCGTTCCGAAGGCTTCCCCGACGTGCCGACGTTCGGCGAGCAGGGCTATGCCTCGATGAACGATCTGGTCGGCTGGATCGCTTTCGTCACCTCGTCGGCCACCTCCGACGAACAGGTCGCGAGCTGGGCCAAGGCCGCATCGAACGCGCTGCGCGTGCCCGAAGTGCGCCAGCGCCTGGTCTCGCAGGGCTATGTGCCCGCGGGCACCTACGGCAAGGAGTTCGACAAGATCGTCGCCGACGAGCCCGTGCGCTGGGGCGGCCTGATCAAGGCGTCGAACATCACGCTCGAGAACTGA
- a CDS encoding DUF2848 domain-containing protein, whose translation MKAIFNIESQGQTRSVEVPLQQLIVAGWAGRDLAAIEHHIEELAELGVPRPSSVPLYYRIGQNQFTQEAVVQVVGPHSSGEIEALVFQAEGQLCISIASDHTDRKLEAHSVALSKQVCAKPAARDAWLYADVANHIDELVLRSWIVEDGERKPYQDGPMATLRTPEDLIAGYLASTGAATFAEGSVMTCGTVGAIGGIRPSNVFEMELHDPVLQRSLRHRYEVQVLPEVA comes from the coding sequence ATGAAAGCCATCTTCAATATCGAATCCCAGGGCCAGACGCGCAGCGTGGAAGTCCCGCTGCAGCAGCTGATCGTCGCCGGCTGGGCCGGCCGCGACCTGGCCGCGATCGAGCACCACATCGAGGAACTCGCCGAGCTGGGCGTGCCGCGGCCGTCGAGCGTGCCGCTCTACTACCGCATCGGCCAGAACCAGTTCACGCAGGAAGCCGTGGTGCAGGTCGTCGGCCCGCACTCGTCGGGCGAGATCGAGGCCCTGGTGTTCCAGGCCGAGGGCCAGCTGTGCATCAGCATCGCCTCGGACCATACCGACCGCAAGCTCGAGGCGCACAGCGTGGCGCTGTCCAAGCAGGTCTGCGCCAAGCCCGCGGCGCGCGATGCCTGGCTGTATGCCGATGTGGCAAACCACATCGACGAACTGGTGCTGCGCTCGTGGATCGTCGAGGACGGGGAGCGCAAGCCCTACCAGGACGGCCCCATGGCCACGCTGCGCACCCCCGAGGACCTGATCGCCGGCTACCTGGCCTCGACCGGCGCCGCCACGTTTGCCGAGGGCAGCGTCATGACCTGCGGCACCGTGGGCGCCATCGGCGGCATCCGCCCGTCGAACGTATTCGAGATGGAGCTGCACGACCCGGTGCTGCAGCGTTCGCTGCGCCACCGCTACGAAGTGCAAGTGCTGCCCGAAGTGGCCTGA
- a CDS encoding amidase: protein MNLHISCTDRTREALRRIADAGAEGARIFTRVYADSALTAAAAADARTAAGITLGPLDGRIVSIKDLLDVAGETTTAGSKVLRDAPPAAQDAVVVQRLRAAGAVIIGKTNMTEFAFSGIGINPHYGTPGNARDASRIPGGSSSGAGVALARGMCELAIGSDTGGSIRIPSAFNGLTGFKPTQARVSREGAFPLSFSLDTLGPLADDVADCARADAVLSGQPWQPLGQRRVAGLRVGVPRGLLFTQADAQVLAAFEAALSDLKAAQARVDDLALDELLGAPFRLQEKGTLIAAEAAHVHAALLAAGKDDELDALVLSRLRRGETIAAPHYVGVQQARAALLPRLDAALADYDILALPTVPVIAPTIASLDDEELFHRTNMLVLRNPSVFNFYDLPAVSLPLPRAPGEMPVGLMLVGQRNADRALLAVAAALEQFLQR, encoded by the coding sequence ATGAACCTGCACATCTCCTGCACAGACCGTACCCGCGAGGCGCTGCGCCGCATTGCCGATGCAGGCGCGGAAGGCGCGCGCATCTTCACCCGCGTCTACGCCGATTCGGCACTGACCGCGGCCGCGGCCGCCGATGCGCGCACGGCGGCCGGCATCACGCTGGGCCCGCTCGACGGGCGCATCGTCTCCATCAAGGACCTGCTCGACGTGGCCGGCGAGACCACCACCGCCGGCTCCAAGGTACTGCGCGACGCGCCCCCGGCCGCGCAGGACGCGGTGGTCGTGCAGCGCCTGCGCGCCGCGGGCGCGGTCATCATCGGCAAGACCAACATGACCGAGTTCGCGTTCTCGGGCATCGGCATCAATCCGCACTACGGCACGCCCGGCAACGCGCGCGATGCCTCGCGCATTCCCGGCGGCTCGTCGTCGGGCGCGGGCGTGGCGCTGGCGCGCGGCATGTGCGAGCTCGCCATCGGCTCGGACACCGGCGGCTCGATCCGCATTCCCTCGGCTTTCAACGGGCTGACCGGCTTCAAGCCGACCCAGGCGCGCGTGAGCCGCGAAGGCGCTTTCCCGCTGTCGTTCTCGCTCGATACGCTGGGCCCGCTGGCCGACGACGTGGCCGACTGCGCGCGTGCCGATGCGGTGCTGTCGGGCCAGCCCTGGCAGCCGCTCGGGCAGCGCCGCGTGGCCGGGCTGCGCGTGGGCGTGCCGCGCGGGCTGCTGTTCACGCAAGCCGACGCGCAGGTGCTCGCGGCATTCGAGGCCGCGCTGTCGGACCTCAAGGCAGCGCAGGCGCGCGTCGACGACCTGGCGCTCGACGAGCTGCTGGGCGCGCCGTTCCGGCTGCAGGAAAAGGGCACGCTGATCGCCGCCGAGGCCGCGCATGTGCACGCCGCGCTGCTCGCCGCGGGCAAGGACGATGAACTCGACGCGCTGGTGCTGTCGCGCCTGCGCCGCGGTGAGACGATTGCCGCGCCGCATTACGTGGGCGTGCAGCAGGCGCGTGCGGCGCTGCTGCCGCGGCTCGATGCGGCACTGGCCGACTACGACATCCTGGCCCTGCCCACGGTGCCGGTGATCGCGCCGACGATCGCCAGCCTGGACGACGAGGAGTTGTTCCACCGCACCAACATGCTGGTGCTGCGCAACCCCTCGGTGTTCAACTTCTATGACCTGCCCGCAGTGTCGCTGCCGCTGCCGCGCGCGCCTGGCGAGATGCCGGTCGGCCTGATGCTGGTCGGTCAGCGCAACGCCGACCGGGCGCTGCTGGCCGTGGCCGCGGCGCTCGAGCAGTTCCTGCAGCGCTGA
- a CDS encoding LysR substrate-binding domain-containing protein: protein MKIHSPSLVELHAFLAVCRHGGFRRAAEELCVTQAAVSRAVQRLEEHLAGGRLFERLPSGVALTPRGVQLRKLTERHVLALEAAAETLGREAQPQRVRLSVIPTLGIQWLMPRLPAFNERHPEINVELRQFKHDEDFTRDDVDLWIEVKRPRRRWPDHIQTRYLLGEELVPVCTPRLSRGFRRPADLQAATLLHHTNFPDNWQRWFAKAGAPCTPRLAAGFDLTMHLIVAAKAGMGVAVVPGCLVERELLLGELVMPFDIDVSCGRGYFICSKRDTPDFAARDRFAQWLANQAGGDRG, encoded by the coding sequence ATGAAGATCCACTCTCCGTCGCTGGTTGAATTGCATGCGTTTCTCGCCGTCTGCCGCCATGGGGGCTTTCGCCGCGCGGCCGAGGAACTGTGCGTGACCCAGGCCGCCGTGAGCCGCGCCGTGCAGCGCCTCGAGGAGCATCTCGCGGGCGGGCGGCTGTTCGAGCGTCTGCCCTCGGGCGTCGCGCTCACGCCGCGCGGCGTGCAGCTGCGCAAGCTGACCGAGCGCCATGTGCTCGCGCTCGAGGCCGCGGCCGAAACCCTGGGCCGCGAGGCGCAGCCGCAGCGCGTGCGGCTGAGCGTGATTCCCACGCTGGGCATCCAGTGGCTGATGCCACGCCTGCCGGCCTTCAACGAGCGCCATCCCGAGATCAATGTCGAACTGCGCCAGTTCAAGCACGACGAGGATTTCACGCGCGACGATGTCGATCTGTGGATCGAGGTCAAGAGGCCGCGCCGGCGCTGGCCCGACCATATCCAGACGCGCTACCTGCTGGGCGAGGAACTGGTGCCGGTATGCACGCCGCGCCTGAGCCGCGGCTTTCGCCGGCCCGCCGACCTGCAGGCCGCGACGCTGCTGCACCACACCAATTTCCCCGACAACTGGCAGCGCTGGTTCGCCAAGGCCGGCGCGCCCTGCACGCCGCGCCTGGCCGCAGGGTTCGATCTGACGATGCACCTGATCGTCGCCGCCAAGGCCGGCATGGGCGTGGCCGTGGTGCCCGGCTGCCTGGTCGAGCGCGAACTGCTGCTGGGCGAACTGGTGATGCCCTTCGATATCGACGTGTCGTGCGGCCGCGGCTACTTCATCTGCAGCAAGCGCGACACGCCGGACTTTGCGGCCAGGGACCGGTTTGCGCAGTGGCTCGCCAACCAGGCCGGCGGCGACCGCGGCTAA
- a CDS encoding EAL domain-containing protein — protein MHPLPHSTPHTSFPAGFVPLHGSAQDCEDCARGERLPFQFDYAYQPIVDLANGRVFAHEALVRGPHGESAMSVLSQVDESNCYRFDQACRVKAIKGAAELGIQELVSINFLPNAIYKPELCIRTTLAAARAHGFPLDRIIFEVTEGERVKDGPWFAEILREYQRCGFKTAIDDFGAGFAGMKLLADFQPDIVKIDMDLIRNVDSHRPRQAIVRSLVRLCEELGIEVIAEGIETPGERDFLRDIGIHLMQGYLFAKPAFRAIAEVPDVAFGTAPRRRD, from the coding sequence ATGCACCCGCTTCCCCACTCCACCCCTCATACGTCGTTTCCCGCCGGCTTCGTTCCACTGCACGGCAGTGCGCAGGACTGCGAGGATTGCGCGCGGGGCGAGCGCCTGCCGTTTCAGTTCGACTACGCGTACCAGCCCATCGTCGACCTGGCCAACGGCCGCGTGTTCGCGCACGAGGCGCTGGTGCGCGGGCCGCATGGCGAAAGCGCGATGTCGGTGCTGTCGCAGGTCGACGAAAGCAACTGCTACCGCTTCGACCAGGCCTGCCGCGTCAAGGCCATCAAGGGCGCGGCCGAGCTGGGTATCCAGGAGCTGGTGTCGATCAACTTCCTGCCCAATGCGATCTATAAGCCCGAGCTGTGCATTCGCACCACGCTGGCCGCGGCCCGGGCGCACGGCTTCCCGCTGGACAGGATTATCTTCGAGGTGACCGAAGGCGAGCGCGTCAAGGACGGCCCGTGGTTTGCCGAAATCCTGCGCGAGTACCAGCGCTGCGGCTTCAAGACCGCCATCGACGACTTCGGCGCGGGTTTCGCGGGCATGAAATTGCTGGCGGACTTCCAGCCCGACATCGTCAAGATCGACATGGACCTGATACGCAATGTCGACAGCCATCGCCCGCGCCAGGCCATCGTGCGCAGCCTGGTGCGGCTGTGCGAGGAACTGGGCATCGAGGTCATCGCCGAAGGCATAGAGACCCCGGGCGAGCGCGACTTCCTGCGCGACATCGGCATCCACCTGATGCAGGGCTATCTGTTCGCCAAGCCGGCGTTCCGCGCGATTGCCGAAGTGCCGGATGTGGCGTTCGGCACGGCGCCGCGGCGCCGGGACTGA
- a CDS encoding TRAP transporter large permease, whose protein sequence is MIATALTLLMVLIGLSIPVGAALGVLGLTLDPMFSMLPLSRALGEISWSANNEFLLVAIPLFILLGEILLRAGLAERMYQSMSLWLSWLPGGLMHANIGASTLFSATSGSSVATSATVGTVAIPQIKKHGYNEPLFLGSLAAGGTLGILIPPSINLVLYGVLTNSSVPKLYLAGIIPGFLLALLFILTIVIACVIKPQWGGKNIHASWNERLRSLVNLLPPLGIFFLVVGSIYAGLATPTEAAALGVSGALVLAACYRRLTWGMLREAVEGTMRSTAMIMLIVIAASFLNFVMSATGLTNAITDFIGGLGLSPAMMLLVLVAFYLVLGCFMETLSMMITTIPIVAPVMIGLGFDPIWLGIMIIILVEAALITPPVGMNLFVVQSLRKSGSMNAVIIGALPFVAAMALMLLLLALFPGIALWMPNTFG, encoded by the coding sequence ATGATTGCCACCGCATTGACCCTTCTGATGGTGCTGATCGGGCTGAGCATTCCCGTCGGCGCCGCGCTCGGCGTGCTGGGACTGACGCTGGACCCGATGTTCTCCATGCTGCCGCTGTCGCGCGCGCTCGGCGAGATCTCCTGGAGCGCGAACAACGAATTCCTGCTGGTCGCGATCCCGCTGTTCATCCTGCTCGGCGAGATCCTGCTGCGCGCCGGCCTGGCCGAGCGCATGTACCAGTCGATGAGCCTGTGGCTGTCCTGGCTGCCCGGCGGCCTGATGCACGCCAACATCGGTGCCTCGACGCTTTTCTCCGCCACCTCTGGCTCGAGCGTGGCGACGTCCGCGACGGTGGGCACGGTGGCCATTCCGCAGATCAAGAAGCATGGCTACAACGAGCCGCTGTTCCTCGGCAGCCTGGCCGCCGGCGGCACGCTGGGCATCCTGATCCCGCCCTCGATCAACCTGGTGCTGTACGGCGTGCTGACCAATTCGTCGGTGCCCAAGCTGTACCTCGCCGGCATCATCCCGGGCTTCCTGCTGGCGCTGCTGTTCATTCTGACCATCGTCATCGCCTGCGTGATCAAACCGCAATGGGGCGGCAAGAATATCCATGCGTCCTGGAACGAGCGCCTGCGCAGCCTAGTCAACCTGCTGCCGCCGCTGGGCATCTTCTTCCTGGTCGTGGGCTCGATCTATGCCGGCCTGGCCACGCCCACCGAGGCCGCGGCCCTGGGCGTGTCCGGCGCGCTGGTGCTGGCCGCGTGCTACCGCCGCCTGACCTGGGGCATGCTGCGCGAGGCCGTCGAGGGCACCATGCGCTCCACCGCGATGATCATGCTGATCGTGATTGCGGCCAGCTTCCTGAACTTCGTGATGTCGGCCACCGGCCTGACGAACGCCATCACCGACTTCATCGGCGGGCTGGGCCTGTCGCCCGCGATGATGCTGCTGGTGCTGGTGGCCTTCTACCTGGTGCTGGGCTGCTTCATGGAGACGCTGTCCATGATGATCACCACGATTCCCATCGTCGCGCCGGTGATGATCGGCCTGGGCTTCGACCCGATCTGGCTGGGCATCATGATCATCATCCTGGTGGAAGCCGCGCTGATCACCCCGCCCGTGGGCATGAACCTGTTCGTGGTGCAGAGCCTGCGCAAGTCCGGCTCGATGAACGCCGTGATCATCGGCGCCCTGCCCTTTGTCGCCGCCATGGCGCTGATGCTGCTGCTGCTGGCGCTGTTCCCGGGCATCGCCCTGTGGATGCCCAACACCTTCGGCTGA
- a CDS encoding TRAP transporter substrate-binding protein yields MHRALSLVALSAAAFVSSAQAQQLPATQLKVVGGLSNLSLYNEFEKPFWTKTIPAASGGKVTADIKGFNDMGLKGPELIRLMSSGVIEFGTSTLAYFAADNPINEAIDLAGLAPDVKTARAVTEAFQPAYEKFYAGSNIKVLGMSTYPAQVLFCNAEIKDLTSIKGKKVRTSSRTQAELIEALGGASVTMAFGEVVPALQNKVVDCAITGSLSGYSAKWYEVSTHLYALPINWNQQIHAVNKKAWDKLNPGVQQLITTEFKTLVNDIWVAAGKQTQEGYDCNTGAAACTQPVKGKMVLVKPTEADHALLKKLLNESVLPKWAARCNAQCVNDFNATVGKVVGLTAKK; encoded by the coding sequence ATGCATCGTGCACTTTCCCTCGTGGCCCTGTCTGCTGCAGCTTTCGTCTCCAGCGCCCAAGCCCAGCAATTGCCCGCAACCCAGCTCAAGGTGGTCGGTGGCCTCAGCAACCTGAGCCTGTACAACGAGTTCGAGAAGCCGTTCTGGACCAAGACCATTCCCGCGGCCTCGGGCGGCAAGGTCACGGCCGATATCAAGGGCTTCAACGACATGGGCCTCAAGGGCCCGGAACTGATCCGCCTGATGAGCTCGGGGGTGATTGAATTCGGCACCTCGACGCTGGCCTACTTCGCCGCCGACAACCCGATCAACGAGGCCATCGACCTGGCCGGCCTGGCGCCCGACGTCAAGACCGCGCGCGCCGTGACCGAGGCTTTCCAGCCGGCCTACGAGAAGTTCTACGCCGGCTCCAACATCAAGGTGCTGGGCATGTCCACCTATCCGGCCCAGGTGCTGTTCTGCAACGCCGAGATCAAGGACCTTACCTCGATCAAGGGCAAGAAGGTGCGCACATCCAGCCGCACCCAGGCCGAGCTGATCGAGGCGCTGGGCGGCGCGAGCGTGACCATGGCATTCGGCGAAGTGGTGCCGGCGCTGCAGAACAAGGTGGTCGACTGCGCCATCACCGGCTCGCTGTCGGGCTACTCGGCCAAGTGGTACGAAGTCTCCACCCACCTGTATGCGCTGCCGATCAACTGGAACCAGCAGATCCACGCCGTCAACAAGAAGGCCTGGGACAAGCTCAACCCCGGCGTGCAGCAGCTGATCACCACCGAGTTCAAGACCCTGGTCAATGACATCTGGGTCGCGGCCGGCAAGCAGACCCAGGAAGGCTACGACTGCAACACCGGCGCCGCCGCCTGCACCCAGCCGGTCAAGGGCAAGATGGTGCTGGTCAAGCCCACCGAGGCCGACCACGCGCTGCTCAAGAAGCTGCTGAACGAATCGGTGCTGCCCAAATGGGCCGCGCGCTGCAACGCGCAATGCGTCAACGACTTCAACGCCACCGTGGGCAAGGTCGTCGGCCTGACGGCAAAGAAGTAA
- a CDS encoding GntR family transcriptional regulator has protein sequence METVVKPRHAASQEQAGISQNEQAYVLLHGLLTTLAYKPGEYLNIASLMEDLAMGRTPINHALHRLSNEGLVQIIPRKGVVVSPLSIDDALHMIDVRLANETLCARLAAQHITAEELAQLRGVAAAFDAAVAQRKVAEMMRLDRTFHELIASASRNPVLMDVLRVLHGKSQRFWAISLSSHGHVFEVQDEHVQILDALAAGNADAAEQCVKAHVLSFRASLLSRDRG, from the coding sequence GTGGAGACTGTTGTGAAGCCGCGCCATGCCGCGAGCCAGGAGCAGGCGGGAATCTCGCAGAACGAGCAGGCCTATGTGCTGCTGCATGGCTTGCTGACGACGCTGGCCTACAAGCCGGGCGAGTACCTCAACATCGCCAGCCTGATGGAAGACCTGGCGATGGGCCGCACCCCCATCAACCATGCGCTGCACCGGCTGAGCAACGAGGGCCTGGTGCAGATCATTCCACGCAAGGGCGTGGTGGTTTCGCCGCTGTCCATCGATGACGCGCTGCACATGATCGATGTGCGCCTGGCCAATGAAACCCTGTGCGCGCGGCTTGCCGCCCAGCACATCACGGCCGAGGAGTTGGCGCAGCTGCGCGGCGTGGCGGCGGCGTTCGACGCGGCCGTGGCGCAGCGCAAGGTAGCTGAGATGATGCGGCTCGACCGCACCTTCCACGAGCTGATTGCGAGTGCCTCGCGCAATCCGGTGCTGATGGACGTTCTGCGCGTGCTGCATGGCAAGTCGCAGCGTTTCTGGGCGATCTCGCTGTCGTCGCATGGCCATGTATTCGAAGTGCAGGACGAGCATGTGCAGATCCTCGACGCGCTGGCCGCCGGCAACGCCGACGCGGCCGAGCAATGCGTCAAGGCACATGTGCTGTCGTTCCGCGCCTCGCTGCTGAGCCGCGACCGCGGCTAG